A part of Tigriopus californicus strain San Diego chromosome 10, Tcal_SD_v2.1, whole genome shotgun sequence genomic DNA contains:
- the LOC131887623 gene encoding uncharacterized protein LOC131887623, whose translation MKGIVFFQALVWVTVSIQACPEIPEKPIPDTRERLFQDYAQFKAQLSPFDRQVKGQLPDYSEECNANVIKAIETFLDRAKSVSKWSFFQDDREKLFLDTLLWECSTQLEALGGVIKYFAPVDPFEGVQLTWPALMAQTKLESRNDMDDYLGQLSKIPKALRDIQTLLASGMAEGVTYSQSTLAQTDKQFSSLQVTRIEDSPFYQPFKKRSLFSLGGDKLDLMQSRAKTLIRDQVLPSFKNLANFLQSEYHKAARKEPGISSLPKGLEMYQSLVKFHTALEMPPQVIHDIGMNEVLRLQSGVGSVIQRLGLNMTFIEYSRFTRNNPKENFLNRRSLLDQMRDLIANKINPKLEASLPSEFLGSDFLDVKVEPMSENSLEFAAYNEHTRTVEINTKTLSSLKKFDLKSLLLSLANPGRNLQSQVKSKSDFLPDFMTMTSNYAPSYPSYRGFTDGWSLYAVYLGDEMDLFMDSGDLIGFYAAQLSNAADLVVDTGINTMNWSHTKGLAFYLEHTFMDATASEMRLAKISSHPGALMASKLGERAIMSLRVGRERLTEVEFQLKDFHAQLLRCQMPLELLPKCMDIKDVV comes from the coding sequence atgaaaggaaTAGTATTCTTTCAAGCTTTAGTTTGGGTCACTGTAAGTATTCAAGCCTGTCCAGAAATCCCAGAGAAGCCCATCCCCGACACTAGGGAAAGGTTGTTTCAAGACTATGCCCAATTCAAGGCCCAGCTATCACCTTTTGATCGACAGGTGAAGGGCCAATTACCAGATTATTCCGAAGAGTGCAACGCCAATGTCATCAAAGCGATAGAGACGTTTCTCGACCGAGCGAAATCCGTATCCAAATGGAGCTTCTTCCAAGATGATAGGGAGAAGCTCTTTCTAGATACCCTCTTGTGGGAGTGCTCAACACAATTGGAAGCTCTGGGCGGagtcatcaaatattttgcaccCGTAGACCCGTTTGAAGGAGTCCAACTTACCTGGCCAGCACTGATGGCCCAGACGAAGCTTGAATCAAGAAATGACATGGATGACTATCTTGGCCAACTGAGCAAAATTCCCAAAGCTCTTCGAGACATACAAACTTTACTAGCAAGTGGCATGGCTGAGGGAGTCACCTACTCGCAAAGCACTTTGGCACAAACGGATAAGCAATTTTCCAGCCTTCAAGTCACTCGCATCGAAGATTCGCCGTTTTACCAACCCTTTAAAAAACGGTCTCTCTTCTCGTTAGGAGGAGATAAACTGGATTTGATGCAATCGCGAGCAAAAACCTTAATCCGTGACCAAGTGTTGCCTTCATTTAagaatttggccaattttttgcAATCGGAGTACCACAAGGCAGCCAGAAAGGAGCCCGGGATCTCGTCTTTGCCCAAAGGTTTGGAGATGTATCAGAGCTTGGTTAAGTTTCATACAGCCTTGGAGATGCCTCCACAAGTGATCCATGATATCGGAATGAATGAGGTGCTTCGTCTTCAATCCGGAGTGGGTTCTGTCATTCAAAGGCTCGGCCTGAACATGACTTTCATTGAATATTCACGCTTTACAAGGAATAATCCCAAAGAGAACTTCCTGAACCGCCGTTCATTATTGGACCAGATGAGAGATCTCATCGCCAACAAAATCAATCCGAAGTTGGAAGCCTCCTTGCCCTCTGAGTTTCTTGGCTCCGATTTTCTGGATGTAAAAGTGGAACCCATGAGCGAGAACAGTCTCGAGTTTGCTGCGTACAATGAGCACACCAGAACAGTGGAAATCAACACCAAAACCCTCTCCTCACTCAAGAAATTTGATCTCAAAAGTCTCCTTTTAAGTCTGGCCAATCCGGGACGCAATCTGCAGAGTCAGGTGAAAAGCAAATCAGACTTTTTACCAGATTTCATGACCATGACCTCCAATTACGCTCCAAGTTATCCAAGTTATCGTGGGTTCACGGACGGGTGGTCCTTATACGCCGTATATTTGGGTGACGAAATGGACTTATTTATGGATTCCGGAGATCTCATTGGGTTCTATGCCGCTCAATTGAGTAATGCTGCGGATCTAGTGGTGGACACGGGTATTAACACCATGAATTGGTCTCACACCAAAGGATTAGCCTTCTATCTTGAGCACACGTTCATGGATGCGACGGCTTCAGAGATGCGGCTGGCAAAGATCTCATCTCATCCTGGGGCTTTGATGGCCAGCAAGTTGGGAGAACGGGCCATCATGAGTCTGAGAGTTGGCAGGGAACGCTTAACAGAAGTGGAGTTCCAATTGAAAGACTTTCATGCTCAATTACTCCGATGTCAGATGCCGCTTGAACTTCTGCCAAAATGTATGGATATCAAAGATGTTGTTTGA
- the LOC131887791 gene encoding uncharacterized protein LOC131887791, translated as MAKDTQTMFKDLTQRYFHWKMKCYPIFATVQGIREYDGLMPDRSLKAVEHNKSQCEQFLRETKGVLAIPGCHLSHKQIRYLNLMIFEVKSCLVGHSLGGHFFPEVNFLEGVQDKLPRYMTLEHFCKLETVEDCNLVLARLSSVSRYCEGMIEALEAGMKAGMTYSIEALSRVPKQFERLQVQDVTQSAFYAPFMAMSKTVNIGQEDVLRIQTEAQNIIKQTVLPGLKHLSTFINDIYSRSIRKSPSISSLPNGDEFYKACLQFHSSVKDLTPEYVHLLGVKLVRELLEGVSKVAKSVGWNGGPQEFLKHVQNDPKQRFQSKAELVEYIQDMIKNKIGPKMKDVIEDRFLTPEFYHVDVEPLPPGNGAMAYYSRASQDGRQKAAFWLNLEKVENFKKFELMSLALHEAIPGHHFHLTLFNQMYGFPDFVKNPVYDDISLSPSRVPFYTAHIEGWGLYSEYLGFEMGLFENPYDLLGYYSWNLLRSVRLVVDTGLHHYNWTREQALTYLTENTALSRRNSEGDIDRYITWPGQSISYKLGQIKILEFREQEQLHWGDKFDLKKFHTRVLARIGPLDELSSSTLEYDES; from the exons ATGGCGAAAGATACTCAGACAATGTTTAAGGACTTAACGCAACGTTacttccattggaaaatgaagTGTTACCCAATTTTTGCCACGGTCCAAGGCATCCGTGAATATGACGGACTCATGCCCGATAGAAGCTTGAAAGCAGTGGAGCACAACAAATCTCAATGTGAACAATTCCTCAGGGAAACGAAGGGCGTTCTTGCCATCCCTGGATGCCATTTAAGCCATAAACAGATCAGATATTTGAACCTAATGATTTTTGAAGTCAAGTCTTGTCTTGTGGGACACTCTCTTGGGGGACATTTCTTCCCCGAAGTGAATTTTCTCGAAGGAGTGCAAGATAAATTGCCCAG GTACATGACATTGGAGCATTTCTGCAAGCTGGAGACAGTAGAAGATTGCAATTTGGTCTTGGCCAGACTGTCGTCTGTTTCACGATATTGCGAAGGGATGATCGAGGCGTTGGAAGCTGGCATGAAAGCTGGGATGACTTATTCGATTGAAGCCTTGAGTCgagttccaaaacaatttgaaaggcTTCAAGTCCAGGACGTGACTCAATCAGCATTTTATGCCCCATTCATGGCCATGAGCAAAACTGTAAACATCGGCCAAGAAGATGTCCTGAGAATTCAAACGGAGGCCCAAAATATCATAAAGCAAACAGTTCTGCCAGGTTTGAAGCACTTGAGTACTTTCATCAATGACATATACTCCAGATCCATTCGCAAATCCCCCAGTATATCATCTCTTCCTAATGGTGATGAATTCTACAAGGCTTGTTTGCAATTCCACAGCTCAGTGAAAGATTTGACCCCTGAATATGTCCACCTGTTGGGGGTCAAGTTGGTCCGTGAACTTTTGGAAGGAGTTAGCAAGGTTGCTAAATCCGTTGGGTGGAATGGTGGACCTCAAGAATTCTTAAAACATGTACAAAATGACCCGAAGCAACGGTTTCAATCGAAAGCGGAGCTGGTTGAGTACATCCAGGACATGATCAAGAACAAGATTGGCCCCAAAATGAAGGACGTCATCGAAGATCGATTTTTAACACCCGAATTCTACCACGTGGATGTGGAACCCTTGCCCCCAGGTAATGGAGCCATGGCTTATTATTCAAGAGCCTCGCAGGATGGTCGTCAGAAAGCGGCCTTTTGGCTCAATTTGGAGAAGGTGGAAAACTTCAAGAAGTTTGAACTCATGTCTTTGGCATTGCATGAAGCCATTCCAGGTCATCACTTTCATTTGACACTCTTTAACCAAATGTACGGATTCCCAGATTTTGTGAAGAACCCGGTTTACGACGACATTTCTCTGTCTCCCAGCCGAGTTCCTTTTTATACAGCGCATATCGAGGGTTGGGGTTTATACTCAGAATACCTGGGATTCGAAATGGGTCTTTTTGAGAACCCCTATGATCTCTTGGGATACTATTCGTGGAACTTGCTGAGATCGGTGCGTTTAGTGGTCGATACGGGTCTACATCACTACAATTGGACCAGAGAGCAAGCATTGACGTATCTGACTGAAAATACGGCCTTGAGCCGCAGGAATTCTGAGGGTGACATAGATCGTTACATCACTTGGCCGGGACAAAGCATCTCCTACAAGTTGGGCCAGATCAAGATCCTAGAATTCCGGGAGCAGGAACAACTCCATTGGGGCGATAAATTTGATCTCAAGAAGTTTCACACGAGAGTCCTGGCTCGTATTGGTCCTTTGGACGAATTGAGCTCTTCCACTTTGGAGTATGATGAAAGTTAA
- the LOC131887801 gene encoding microsomal glutathione S-transferase 1-like translates to MEVNEGILKCYLFYSSLLILKFLLTDILSSLLRMSKGIFANPEDAACSPQGLVSQSDPEIQRWCRALRNDLENILPFLFLGGALVASNPGYGTALWCFRLFFLTRVAHTVLYLKEMAQPSRGIVFGVGLTINLYMSVQILTHFVF, encoded by the exons ATGGAAGTAAACGAAGGCATACTCAAGTGCTACTTATTCTACTCCAGTCTACTAATTCTCAAGTTCTTACTTACCGATATTCTTTCAAGTCTTTTAAGAATGAGCAAAGGC ATCTTCGCTAATCCAGAGGATGCGGCCTGTTCACCCCAGGGACTTGTGTCACAGAGTGATCCTGAAATTCAGAGATGGTGCCGAGCTCTTCGGAATGATCTCGAAAATATCCTACCGTTTCTGTTCTTGGGCGGTGCCCTCGTTGCATCTAATCCGGGTTACGGAACGGCCTTGTGGTGCTTCCGGTTATTTTTTCTGACCAGAGTCGCTCACACCGTCCTGTATTTGAAAGAG ATGGCACAACCTTCTCGAGGGATAGTTTTTGGTGTCGGTTTAACGATCAATTTATATATGTCTGTTCAGATATTGACACATTTTGTATTCTAA
- the LOC131887802 gene encoding microsomal glutathione S-transferase 1-like, with protein MEMNKDLVKSFAFYGALLAGKVLVMAFLTARQRFAKKAFANPEDAISTKGKVTLQDPDVERVRRAHQNDLENIFPFFFLGPLYLLTNPTTYAAMMCFRVFTAARFIHTFVYIFQVPQPSRALAFFTGMIVNFYMIYYIITGF; from the exons ATGGAGATGAATAAGGACCTGGTCAAGTCTTTTGCCTTTTATGGCGCTCTCTTGGCGGGTAAGGTCCTCGTCATGGCCTTTTTGACGGCAAGACAGAGATTCGCAAAGAAG GCATTTGCGAATCCTGAAGACGCCATTTCGACGAAGGGCAAGGTGACTCTCCAAGATCCTGATGTGGAACGTGTTCGTCGAGCTCACCAGAATGATTTGGAAAACATCttcccatttttcttcttgggtCCTCTTTACTTGCTCACCAACCCGACAACCTACGCAGCCATGATGTGCTTCAGAGTATTTACCGCTGCCAGGTTCATTCATACgtttgtttacattttccaG gTTCCCCAACCATCCCGAGCTCTAGCCTTTTTCACCGGAATGATTGTTAACTTTTACATGATCTATTATATTATCACTGGATTTTAA